A segment of the Methanothermococcus thermolithotrophicus DSM 2095 genome:
ATAGAGTTATTAAAGCTTATCATAATGGAAATTCCATACTTGATGAGGCTAAAAAAATTCATGAGGAAGACATAGAGCTCTGCAGAAAAATAGGTGAAATTGGGGAGAAATTAATTGATGATGGAGATACTGTTTTAACCCACTGTAACGCAGGAGCTCTTGCAACTTCTGCCTATGGGACCGCTTTAAGTGTAATCAGATTTGCCCATTATAACGGCAAGAATATCAAAGTTATTGCCGATGAAACAAGACCAAGATTACAAGGGGCAAAACTAACGTGTTTTGAACTTAATTACGAAGGGATTCCTGTTAAAGTAATTCCCGACAACATGGCTGGCCTTATAATGAGTAAAGGAATGGTTGACAAGATCGTTGTTGGAGCAGATAGAATTTTAGGGGATTATCATGTATTCAACAAGATAGGAACGTATTCCCTTGCAATACTTGCAAAGTACCACAACATTCCTTTTTACGTGGCTGCCCCGTATTCCACCTTTGATTTTAAAAACAAAGTTGAAGACGTGATTATTGAAGAAAGGGATGAAAGAGAAGTTTTATTTATCGATGGTGTTAGAATAGCCCCTGAAGGAGTTTCTGCATACAACTATGCATTTGATTGCACTCCGCCGGAGTTGATAACAGGAATAATAACTGAAAAAGAGGTAATTTATCCAAATAAGAAATAAATTAAAAATTAATTTTTTTACTTAAGTTTTAAGTTATATTGACCTAATTTCAAAAAATTATTTAAACAACTAACATCATTACATTGAGTATCGATGACTTTATTTTGTACAATAGTTTTGTAATACGTACTATGATGATTGATACGATTAAACACAATTAAGATTAGGATAAGGTGAAATAATGTTTTTATTAGGCGATTGGAGAAGAACAAATTATTCAAATGAAGTAAAACCAGAAATGGATGGGGAAGAAGTTATATTGATGGGATGGGTTCACTCAATAAGAGCATTA
Coding sequences within it:
- the mtnA gene encoding S-methyl-5-thioribose-1-phosphate isomerase gives rise to the protein MEKKNDLKPIVWDDEKNQLILIDQRKLPHKLEYFICKDYKDVCFAIKDMVVRGAPAIGVAAAYGMALSEINNDNIEKSYEELKSTRPTAVNLFWALDRVIKAYHNGNSILDEAKKIHEEDIELCRKIGEIGEKLIDDGDTVLTHCNAGALATSAYGTALSVIRFAHYNGKNIKVIADETRPRLQGAKLTCFELNYEGIPVKVIPDNMAGLIMSKGMVDKIVVGADRILGDYHVFNKIGTYSLAILAKYHNIPFYVAAPYSTFDFKNKVEDVIIEERDEREVLFIDGVRIAPEGVSAYNYAFDCTPPELITGIITEKEVIYPNKK